One genomic region from Haloterrigena gelatinilytica encodes:
- a CDS encoding glycine zipper 2TM domain-containing protein produces the protein MKERIKRVLLRARYAAIGAAVGAAIGSVFSRNAASTGGAIGAMTGATIADTRETATAVLEEAREQDFVPLSEDTDNDSN, from the coding sequence ATGAAGGAACGTATCAAGCGCGTCTTGCTCCGAGCTCGGTACGCCGCGATCGGCGCGGCCGTCGGCGCCGCGATCGGCTCCGTCTTCAGTCGAAACGCCGCGAGTACCGGCGGTGCGATCGGCGCGATGACCGGTGCGACCATCGCCGACACCCGCGAGACGGCGACGGCCGTCCTCGAAGAGGCCAGAGAACAGGACTTCGTGCCGCTGTCGGAAGACACCGATAACGACTCGAACTGA
- a CDS encoding dCTP deaminase/dUTPase family protein, translated as MSAEHPLVEVVDNLVYEPAQVHEHGIDLTVSAIYEVAAPGRLDFGGDELEDADLEPVPTELRNPDDEYGWWDLEGGQYVLQHNEFLTDLEEPVQLQPRNELLARGGSHPSMLVASHLPLIPLTVADGGLRIKENARVSTLIPVGGGAARTE; from the coding sequence ATGTCCGCCGAGCATCCGCTCGTCGAGGTCGTCGACAACCTCGTGTACGAACCCGCACAGGTCCACGAGCACGGCATCGATCTGACCGTCAGCGCCATCTACGAGGTCGCCGCGCCCGGTCGACTGGATTTCGGCGGCGACGAACTCGAGGACGCCGACCTCGAGCCGGTCCCCACCGAGCTCCGGAATCCGGACGACGAGTACGGCTGGTGGGACCTCGAGGGCGGCCAGTACGTCCTCCAGCACAACGAGTTCCTGACGGACCTCGAGGAGCCGGTCCAGCTCCAGCCGCGCAACGAACTGCTGGCTCGGGGCGGTTCCCACCCCTCGATGCTGGTCGCGTCGCACCTGCCGCTGATTCCGCTGACCGTCGCCGACGGCGGCCTGCGGATCAAGGAGAACGCGCGGGTCTCGACGTTGATTCCGGTCGGTGGCGGAGCCGCCCGGACCGAGTAG
- a CDS encoding M20 family metallopeptidase: MDGDRDSPESVRTYLRDNPRELLETTREIVAADTRNPPGNTRELVDRLIDEFESLGFDCDRFGVDPMKPNVVATLPGADEFTLLYNGHVDTVPFTAAEWDRDPLGEIDGDRLYGRGTNDMKGAIGAMVQVARAYARTDTEPPVTLQFALVSDEEVWGDIGLADRLADDRLDPDACIVGEATGRTDVNSVAVGDRSYVWPTIEYEGRAAHGSRPMLGENAIDGLYEVLRTCRRRLRELDVPTDGVDDEILAESVAYYACYLDEASARALFHSPTVNLGRFSGGDAVNTVPSSARADLDVRVLPTVDPEAIVSRIRDCLEDRAAATITDIAWAAGSYTDPESAIVRATTDVVEDVVSTPVYRRFATGGGDAQVFRDAGVPTVEFATGTGTAHAVDEYTTADKLLRNAIAYARVPFAIDRERDG, translated from the coding sequence ATGGACGGCGATCGGGACTCGCCCGAGTCGGTACGGACGTACCTCCGGGACAATCCGCGGGAACTCCTCGAGACCACCCGCGAAATCGTGGCCGCGGACACCCGGAACCCGCCCGGGAACACGCGGGAACTCGTCGACCGGCTGATCGACGAGTTCGAGTCGCTTGGATTCGACTGCGACCGGTTCGGCGTCGACCCGATGAAACCGAACGTCGTCGCGACGTTACCCGGAGCCGACGAGTTCACCCTGCTGTACAACGGGCACGTCGATACGGTGCCGTTCACGGCCGCGGAGTGGGACCGCGATCCGCTCGGCGAGATCGACGGCGACCGCCTGTACGGTCGCGGGACGAACGACATGAAGGGCGCGATCGGGGCGATGGTTCAGGTCGCCCGCGCGTACGCCCGCACCGACACCGAACCGCCGGTGACCCTGCAGTTCGCCCTCGTGAGCGACGAGGAGGTCTGGGGCGATATCGGGCTGGCCGATCGGTTGGCCGACGATCGGCTGGATCCCGACGCCTGTATCGTCGGCGAGGCCACCGGGCGGACCGACGTCAACTCGGTCGCGGTCGGCGACCGGAGCTACGTCTGGCCGACGATCGAGTACGAGGGCCGGGCCGCCCACGGCTCGCGGCCGATGCTCGGCGAGAACGCGATCGACGGACTCTACGAAGTCCTGCGGACCTGTCGCCGACGCCTCCGCGAGTTGGACGTGCCGACGGACGGAGTCGACGACGAGATCCTCGCCGAGAGCGTCGCCTACTACGCCTGCTATCTGGACGAGGCGTCCGCCAGGGCGCTGTTCCACTCGCCGACCGTCAATCTCGGCCGGTTCAGCGGGGGCGACGCGGTCAACACCGTCCCCTCGAGCGCGCGGGCCGACCTCGACGTCCGCGTGCTCCCGACGGTCGATCCCGAGGCGATCGTCTCGAGAATCCGTGACTGCCTCGAGGACCGGGCGGCCGCGACGATCACGGACATCGCGTGGGCGGCGGGGTCGTATACGGATCCGGAGTCCGCGATCGTCCGCGCGACGACCGACGTCGTCGAGGACGTCGTTTCGACGCCGGTCTATCGACGGTTCGCGACGGGCGGGGGCGACGCCCAGGTTTTTCGGGACGCCGGCGTCCCGACGGTCGAGTTCGCGACCGGAACGGGGACGGCACACGCGGTCGACGAGTACACGACCGCCGACAAACTCCTGCGAAACGCGATCGCGTACGCGCGGGTGCCGTTCGCGATCGATCGGGAACGGGACGGGTGA
- a CDS encoding enoyl-CoA hydratase-related protein: MALGEAVHLEIEADGPATITLDQPDRRNALSEAIGTGISEALDEIEGSDARVVRIEGSGGSFSAGGDIERMVEGIENDVPADERVRRLERSTNALIGRVVEFPIPTIALVDGPAVGAGANLAIACDVQLASENAVFGFVFRQVGLSVDAGTSYLLPRIVGENVAKELVLTGDIIDADRAEEIGLVNHVYDAEEFDERVDEFVEKVVSGPPIALRHANRLVGEGLDKSLEQALTDEATAQGIVFDTADHVEGVEAFFEDRDPEYEGR; this comes from the coding sequence ATGGCGCTGGGCGAGGCGGTCCACCTCGAGATCGAGGCCGACGGTCCCGCGACGATCACGCTCGACCAACCGGATCGGCGCAACGCCCTCTCGGAGGCGATCGGCACCGGTATCTCCGAAGCGCTCGACGAGATCGAGGGCAGCGACGCTCGAGTCGTCCGTATCGAGGGGTCGGGCGGCTCGTTCTCGGCCGGCGGCGACATCGAGCGCATGGTCGAGGGGATCGAAAACGACGTCCCCGCCGACGAGCGGGTTCGCAGGCTCGAGCGCTCGACGAACGCGCTCATCGGGCGGGTAGTGGAGTTCCCGATCCCGACGATCGCGCTGGTCGACGGCCCCGCCGTCGGCGCCGGCGCGAACCTCGCGATCGCCTGTGACGTGCAACTGGCCAGCGAGAACGCCGTCTTCGGCTTCGTCTTCCGACAAGTGGGACTGAGCGTCGACGCCGGGACGTCCTACCTGCTGCCCCGTATCGTCGGTGAAAACGTCGCCAAGGAGCTCGTGTTGACCGGCGACATCATCGACGCCGACCGCGCCGAAGAAATCGGCCTGGTCAATCACGTCTACGACGCCGAGGAGTTCGACGAGCGGGTCGACGAGTTCGTCGAGAAAGTCGTCTCTGGGCCGCCGATCGCGCTCCGACACGCCAATCGGCTGGTCGGCGAAGGGCTCGATAAATCGCTTGAGCAGGCCCTGACCGACGAGGCGACGGCCCAGGGGATCGTCTTCGACACCGCGGATCACGTCGAGGGCGTCGAAGCCTTCTTCGAAGACCGCGATCCGGAGTACGAAGGTCGGTAA
- a CDS encoding MOSC domain-containing protein has product MVHLERIRIRPVASLDAVSVSERTLVDRGPEWERRYTIVERTPGSDARPAPVTAEREPRLRRLETTYDLERETVTIRERGSDETATFHLDLDRECFASWLSEFLGYPVEIVRTDESGGPDAAVPSGPTVVSAETLETVAEWYDEIDADELCRRVQPTLVVGGAPPFWEDRLYGRADRIVPVEVGSTTLYGTAPSQLRGVSARDPETGAQTDGFRETFVERRRATLPDWASAVRFDHYFRLLSETQVPQASVGTTLSVDEPITVGEPVPSPTPAD; this is encoded by the coding sequence ATGGTACACCTCGAGCGGATTCGGATTCGGCCGGTCGCGTCACTCGATGCGGTTTCGGTTTCGGAACGGACGCTCGTCGACCGCGGACCGGAGTGGGAGCGGCGGTATACGATCGTCGAGCGAACGCCGGGAAGCGACGCCCGACCCGCGCCGGTCACCGCGGAACGCGAACCCCGACTCCGCAGGCTCGAGACGACGTACGACCTCGAGCGAGAGACGGTGACGATCCGCGAACGAGGAAGCGACGAGACCGCGACCTTCCACCTCGACCTCGATCGGGAGTGTTTCGCCTCGTGGCTCTCGGAGTTCCTCGGCTACCCGGTCGAGATCGTTCGCACCGACGAGAGCGGCGGCCCGGACGCCGCAGTTCCGTCGGGACCGACGGTCGTCAGCGCCGAGACGCTCGAGACGGTCGCCGAGTGGTACGACGAGATCGACGCCGACGAACTCTGTCGTCGCGTCCAGCCGACGCTCGTCGTCGGCGGCGCCCCGCCGTTCTGGGAGGACCGACTCTACGGGCGGGCCGACCGGATCGTTCCCGTCGAGGTCGGGTCGACGACGCTGTACGGGACCGCGCCGTCGCAACTGCGCGGCGTCTCGGCGCGCGACCCGGAGACCGGCGCGCAGACCGACGGGTTCCGAGAGACGTTCGTCGAGCGCCGCCGCGCGACGCTGCCCGACTGGGCGAGCGCGGTGCGGTTCGACCACTACTTCCGGCTGTTGTCCGAGACGCAGGTCCCGCAGGCGTCGGTGGGGACGACGCTCTCGGTCGACGAGCCGATCACCGTCGGGGAGCCCGTCCCGTCCCCGACGCCGGCCGACTGA
- a CDS encoding disk-shape morphogenesis protein volactin yields the protein MGTGLDIGPGALRVAAEPVGEAIESVPPIVVPVDDAAGSDLPDDGLFAERDGTTYAVGATAEAVADATGAAPESLFSNGVLAVDGYAEPALEALLEDALGNGASDGRLCYTTPGTLVDAAEPTEAHRETVESLVAEHAADATPISRGFAVVYDQLAEDNYTGLGICIGPQTTGVALAYYGVPALAFSLARGSEWIVERAAAETGRERAEIAAVREEFALDPDAASGEVESALARAHDALIGDLADAIAAEADENDVQQGLAVPIAVAGDGAIEGLEFLLGGRFDAAALPFSVRGVRLADDPAGSAARGALAAAADDVDAYEDVTWSAAEADGDGSDESNEGPASGDASGSTTLSFDDGLGGADADRDRADDAIEQLFDRLADRDEEIESVRTDLESAFEDIAYVEERTAEAETVAELDERLEAFADDLRDLEAESETHASDETVDELGDDLEALSTAFEDLAADVDGLATELEADLEAVESGLTGDIDELEAGLADDLDELESGIETLSETTADERAALEERIGELSEDLEGVSGRTSSLDERLETLRTELERLESETASAADLEDAIATIDRLDETLAAIGEDVDRIDDRLAALDDGLEEQATRIDGVDDRLDDVDGRLEDHVERTDEDLAGLAADIEAVEATVDDELAAVDAGLEDVAATIEDEIDAVEGELEALDDRIEAVDEHLSDVDTRLEGADDQLAATDDRVETVADDVTDARETLGARADDLEARLESARETIGDVEATAADDERVDAVEDDLEALETDFEELGDSVTSVSERLEDLAERTALEDAVTDLASDLDAAESELADLGDEVDSLEVEVDDRLEATTAEFEATATELEARLEDRTDDVETRLEDAVGSIEDDFATLESRLDRLDEAAPEADAVDELSDSLAETRETVESATAEVDALGDDLAALETRFEELETTLTKRMDSVETELDDVASDLRSTVTDETDALADRLEGLGDEFDSLDETAASADAVATLEASISTLEGELETLRAASDETHEAIAALEADREAAPEDVAERLERVENRTDDLENQTDALAGRLERVDDLSTRIDDLAGHADELDDRTSEHGSRLDRQADSLAAHDDRLESVASEVDDLATALDATPDEAALESADDRLDALADRMDGLESALDDVESSTARGERLEALQTDVAELRERVETGERPRERDESSGTTETVVPIAAGGGGAGVVAGGSLALAGDGTIGAVAVVLGVVLIAGAIVASR from the coding sequence ATGGGAACGGGTCTCGATATCGGACCGGGAGCGCTCAGGGTGGCCGCCGAACCGGTCGGGGAGGCGATCGAATCGGTACCGCCGATCGTCGTTCCGGTCGACGACGCCGCGGGGAGCGACCTGCCGGATGACGGACTGTTCGCAGAGCGAGACGGAACGACCTACGCGGTCGGAGCGACCGCCGAAGCGGTCGCCGACGCGACCGGCGCGGCGCCCGAGTCGCTGTTTTCCAACGGGGTCCTGGCGGTCGACGGCTACGCCGAACCGGCCCTCGAGGCGCTGCTCGAGGACGCGCTCGGGAACGGCGCGAGCGACGGGCGACTCTGCTATACGACGCCGGGGACGCTAGTCGACGCCGCGGAGCCGACCGAGGCCCACCGGGAGACCGTCGAGTCGCTCGTCGCCGAGCACGCGGCCGACGCCACGCCGATCAGCAGGGGCTTCGCCGTCGTCTACGACCAGTTGGCCGAGGACAACTACACCGGGCTCGGCATCTGCATCGGGCCGCAGACGACCGGCGTCGCGCTGGCCTACTACGGCGTGCCCGCGTTGGCGTTCTCGCTCGCGAGGGGCAGCGAGTGGATCGTCGAGCGAGCGGCGGCCGAAACCGGCCGCGAGCGGGCGGAGATCGCGGCCGTCCGCGAGGAGTTCGCGCTCGACCCCGACGCCGCGTCGGGCGAGGTCGAGAGCGCGCTCGCACGGGCCCACGACGCGCTGATCGGCGATCTCGCCGACGCGATCGCGGCCGAGGCCGACGAGAACGACGTGCAACAGGGGCTGGCCGTCCCGATCGCGGTCGCCGGCGACGGCGCGATCGAGGGCCTCGAGTTCCTGCTGGGCGGGCGGTTCGACGCGGCGGCGCTTCCGTTCTCGGTTCGCGGAGTGCGACTGGCCGACGACCCCGCCGGGAGCGCCGCCCGCGGTGCGCTCGCGGCGGCCGCGGACGACGTCGACGCCTACGAGGACGTCACCTGGTCGGCGGCCGAGGCCGACGGCGACGGTAGCGACGAATCGAACGAGGGTCCGGCCAGCGGCGATGCAAGCGGGTCGACGACGCTCTCCTTCGACGACGGTCTGGGCGGGGCCGACGCGGACCGCGACCGCGCTGACGACGCCATCGAGCAGCTGTTCGACCGGCTCGCCGACCGCGACGAGGAGATCGAATCGGTCCGAACCGACCTCGAGTCGGCGTTCGAGGACATCGCGTACGTCGAGGAGCGGACGGCCGAGGCCGAGACGGTCGCGGAGCTCGACGAGCGCCTCGAGGCGTTCGCCGACGACCTGCGCGACCTCGAAGCCGAGAGCGAGACGCACGCGAGCGACGAAACGGTCGACGAACTGGGGGACGATCTCGAGGCGCTCTCGACGGCCTTCGAGGACTTGGCGGCCGACGTCGACGGGCTCGCGACCGAGCTGGAAGCCGACCTCGAGGCGGTCGAGTCCGGGCTGACGGGCGACATCGACGAGTTGGAAGCCGGGCTGGCGGACGACCTCGACGAACTGGAGTCCGGGATCGAGACGCTGTCGGAGACGACGGCAGACGAACGCGCGGCCCTCGAGGAGCGGATCGGGGAACTCTCCGAGGATCTCGAGGGGGTTTCGGGAAGAACGAGCTCGCTGGACGAGCGACTCGAGACGCTCCGAACGGAACTGGAACGGCTCGAGTCGGAGACCGCGTCCGCGGCCGACCTCGAGGACGCGATCGCGACGATCGATCGCCTGGACGAGACGCTCGCGGCGATCGGCGAGGACGTCGACCGGATCGACGATCGTCTCGCCGCTCTGGACGACGGCCTCGAGGAGCAGGCGACCAGAATCGACGGCGTTGACGATCGGCTCGACGATGTTGACGGCCGGCTCGAGGATCACGTCGAGCGAACCGACGAGGACCTCGCGGGGCTCGCTGCGGATATCGAGGCCGTCGAGGCGACGGTCGACGACGAACTGGCCGCCGTCGACGCCGGTCTCGAGGACGTGGCGGCGACGATCGAAGACGAGATCGACGCTGTCGAGGGCGAACTCGAGGCGCTCGACGACCGAATCGAAGCCGTCGACGAGCACCTCTCGGACGTCGATACCCGACTCGAGGGCGCCGACGATCAGCTCGCGGCCACAGACGACCGCGTCGAGACGGTGGCCGACGACGTCACCGACGCCCGCGAGACGCTGGGTGCCCGAGCCGACGATCTGGAGGCGCGCCTGGAGAGCGCCCGGGAGACGATCGGTGACGTCGAGGCGACGGCGGCCGACGACGAGCGGGTCGACGCCGTCGAAGACGATCTCGAGGCCCTCGAGACGGATTTCGAAGAACTCGGAGACAGTGTCACGAGCGTCTCGGAGCGACTCGAGGACCTCGCGGAGCGGACGGCGCTCGAGGATGCGGTCACCGACCTCGCGTCCGACCTCGACGCCGCCGAGAGCGAACTCGCCGATCTCGGCGACGAGGTCGACTCGCTCGAAGTGGAGGTCGACGACCGACTCGAGGCGACGACCGCCGAGTTCGAAGCGACGGCGACCGAACTCGAGGCGCGACTCGAGGACCGGACGGACGACGTCGAGACGAGACTCGAGGACGCGGTCGGCTCGATCGAGGACGATTTCGCGACGCTCGAGTCGCGCCTCGATCGCCTCGACGAAGCGGCTCCGGAGGCCGACGCGGTCGACGAACTGTCCGATTCGCTCGCGGAGACGCGCGAGACTGTCGAATCGGCGACAGCGGAGGTCGACGCGCTGGGAGACGACCTCGCCGCGCTCGAGACGCGGTTCGAGGAACTCGAGACGACGCTGACGAAACGGATGGACTCGGTCGAGACGGAACTCGACGACGTCGCGTCCGATCTCCGATCGACGGTGACGGACGAGACCGACGCGCTCGCGGACCGTCTCGAGGGGCTCGGTGACGAGTTCGACTCGCTCGACGAGACGGCCGCGTCCGCGGACGCCGTCGCGACGCTCGAGGCGTCGATCAGCACGCTCGAGGGAGAACTCGAAACGCTTCGGGCAGCGTCCGACGAAACGCACGAGGCGATCGCGGCGCTCGAGGCCGACCGCGAGGCGGCGCCGGAGGACGTCGCGGAACGTCTCGAGCGCGTCGAGAACCGAACCGACGATCTCGAGAACCAGACCGACGCGCTTGCGGGCCGTCTCGAGCGAGTCGACGACCTCTCGACGCGGATCGACGACCTAGCCGGCCACGCGGACGAACTCGACGACCGGACGAGCGAGCACGGGTCGCGGCTCGATCGGCAGGCCGATTCGCTCGCGGCCCACGACGACCGCCTCGAGTCGGTCGCGAGCGAGGTCGACGACCTGGCGACGGCGCTCGACGCGACGCCGGACGAGGCGGCTCTCGAGTCGGCGGACGATCGACTGGACGCGCTCGCGGATCGGATGGACGGACTCGAGTCGGCGCTCGACGACGTGGAGTCGTCGACGGCCCGCGGGGAGCGACTCGAGGCGCTACAGACGGACGTCGCCGAGTTGCGAGAGCGCGTCGAGACGGGAGAACGACCCCGCGAACGGGACGAGTCGTCCGGAACGACGGAGACGGTCGTTCCGATCGCTGCCGGCGGTGGCGGCGCCGGCGTCGTCGCCGGAGGCTCGCTCGCGCTCGCGGGCGACGGGACGATCGGCGCCGTCGCCGTCGTGCTCGGCGTCGTCCTGATCGCCGGCGCTATCGTGGCGAGTCGGTAA
- a CDS encoding acyl-CoA thioesterase: MTDLIETLVENREMVQPNHANMLETAHGGTVMKWMDEVGAMSAMLFAGETCVTARVNRMNFERPIHVGDTAYITAYVYDAGTSSVKVRLVAEREDLRTREREMTTESYFVYVAIDDEKNPTAVPELTADSEQAVALREAALEGDGDR; the protein is encoded by the coding sequence ATGACCGATCTCATCGAGACGCTCGTCGAGAACCGCGAGATGGTCCAGCCCAATCACGCCAACATGCTCGAGACGGCCCACGGCGGCACCGTCATGAAGTGGATGGACGAAGTCGGCGCCATGTCCGCGATGCTGTTCGCCGGCGAAACCTGCGTGACGGCCCGCGTCAACCGAATGAACTTCGAGCGACCGATCCACGTCGGCGACACCGCCTACATCACGGCCTACGTCTACGACGCGGGTACCTCGAGCGTGAAGGTCCGGCTGGTCGCCGAGCGCGAGGACCTGCGGACGCGAGAGCGGGAGATGACGACCGAATCCTACTTCGTCTACGTCGCGATCGACGACGAGAAGAACCCGACGGCGGTGCCCGAGCTGACCGCCGACAGCGAACAGGCGGTAGCGTTACGGGAGGCGGCACTCGAGGGCGACGGCGACCGCTGA
- a CDS encoding MFS transporter: MALRETVDRLRGYDVLILTAAIWFLAKFLRYAFPPLFDSFGASYGVSNAVLGTAYTGLMLVYAAMQFPSGVLADRFGSVGVITAGVVVAAVAALALVVDSPFLVLVGAMLVMGAGTGAHKTVAVRLLSRAYPARTGRALGVLDTFGAFGGVVAPAVIVAVAGVSFPLGDSWRLLFLGAGLLGLGLGAAFRGRVPRRLPNDSAGDDATAAVSAGGIGRYTTLLRDPRFAVFALLTVLFSFTYNGFVAFAPLYLTQEAGLTDATASLLYSALFLASLVQLVTGDLSDRVGRLPLIVGTLGLASVALTALIAVTGTAGPLVLGAALVAVGIGSHGFRPVRGAYLMSAIPDDVAGGGLGVVRTLLMAAGAIAPAIVGTLSEVAGFRPAFGLLAASVAAATALGAVLWLLE, from the coding sequence ATGGCGCTTCGCGAGACAGTCGATCGACTCCGCGGCTACGACGTCCTCATCCTGACGGCAGCGATCTGGTTTCTCGCGAAGTTCCTTCGCTACGCCTTCCCGCCGCTGTTCGACTCGTTCGGGGCGAGTTACGGCGTCTCGAACGCGGTTCTCGGGACCGCCTACACCGGTCTGATGCTCGTCTACGCGGCCATGCAGTTCCCCTCCGGCGTGCTCGCGGATCGCTTCGGCTCGGTGGGCGTCATCACCGCGGGCGTCGTCGTCGCGGCCGTCGCCGCGCTCGCGCTGGTCGTCGACTCGCCGTTTCTCGTCCTCGTCGGCGCGATGCTCGTCATGGGCGCCGGCACCGGCGCGCACAAGACCGTCGCCGTTCGGCTGCTGTCGCGGGCCTACCCCGCGCGAACGGGCCGCGCGCTCGGCGTGCTCGACACGTTCGGCGCCTTCGGGGGCGTCGTCGCGCCGGCCGTGATCGTCGCCGTCGCGGGCGTCTCGTTCCCGTTGGGCGATAGCTGGCGGCTGCTCTTCCTGGGCGCCGGACTGCTCGGACTCGGCCTCGGCGCGGCGTTTCGAGGACGCGTTCCGCGACGCCTCCCGAACGACTCCGCGGGCGACGACGCGACGGCCGCCGTCTCGGCCGGCGGCATCGGACGGTACACGACGCTCCTTCGGGACCCGCGGTTCGCGGTGTTCGCGCTGCTGACGGTGCTGTTCTCGTTTACTTACAACGGGTTCGTCGCGTTCGCTCCGCTGTATCTCACGCAGGAGGCGGGGCTGACCGACGCGACGGCGAGCCTGCTCTACAGCGCCCTCTTCCTCGCGAGCCTGGTTCAACTCGTCACCGGCGATCTCAGCGACCGGGTCGGACGACTCCCGCTCATCGTCGGTACGCTCGGACTCGCGTCGGTCGCCCTGACCGCCCTCATCGCCGTGACCGGGACGGCCGGTCCGCTGGTCCTCGGCGCGGCGCTCGTCGCGGTCGGGATCGGCTCCCACGGCTTCCGACCGGTCAGAGGCGCCTACCTGATGTCGGCGATTCCCGACGACGTCGCCGGCGGCGGGCTCGGCGTCGTCCGGACGCTGCTGATGGCGGCCGGGGCGATCGCTCCCGCGATCGTCGGCACGCTCTCGGAAGTCGCCGGCTTCCGGCCCGCGTTCGGTCTCCTCGCGGCGTCGGTCGCCGCCGCCACGGCGCTCGGCGCCGTGCTCTGGCTGCTCGAGTAG
- a CDS encoding HAD-IIA family hydrolase: protein MTDYEAAILDVDGTIVRGEELLPNATDGLHALEDAGVDRLLFSNNPTRGSDHYGTKLEPHGLDVDPATVLTSATVSAEYLATTHPDATVYLVGSDRLRAILEEATVGLTDDPDAADVVLGSFDEEFSFGTLWESLRALEGDVPFYGTDPDATIPIDDGEIPGSGAILAAMEAVAGREPDAILGKPSSVAAAAAMDRLNAAPDRTLVVGDRLNTDIALGERAGMTTALVLTGVTDRADVESSEIQPDHVLESLADVATLL, encoded by the coding sequence ATGACCGACTACGAGGCGGCGATCCTCGACGTCGACGGCACGATCGTCCGCGGCGAGGAACTGCTCCCGAACGCGACCGACGGCCTCCACGCCCTCGAGGACGCCGGCGTCGATCGGCTCCTGTTCTCGAACAACCCGACGCGCGGCAGCGATCACTACGGGACGAAACTCGAACCCCACGGGCTCGACGTCGATCCGGCGACCGTCCTCACCTCCGCGACGGTCTCGGCGGAGTACCTCGCGACGACCCATCCCGATGCGACGGTCTACCTCGTCGGCAGCGATCGGCTCCGGGCCATCCTCGAGGAGGCGACCGTCGGATTGACCGACGACCCCGACGCCGCGGACGTCGTCCTTGGCTCGTTCGACGAGGAGTTCTCCTTCGGCACGCTCTGGGAGTCGCTGCGGGCCCTCGAAGGCGACGTACCCTTCTACGGAACCGATCCGGACGCGACGATCCCGATCGACGACGGCGAGATCCCCGGCTCCGGGGCGATCCTCGCCGCGATGGAGGCCGTCGCGGGCCGGGAGCCCGACGCGATCCTCGGGAAACCCTCGTCGGTCGCCGCGGCGGCGGCGATGGACCGCCTGAACGCCGCTCCCGACCGGACGCTGGTCGTCGGCGACCGCCTCAACACGGACATCGCGCTGGGGGAGCGAGCCGGCATGACGACGGCGCTCGTGTTGACCGGCGTGACCGACCGGGCCGACGTCGAGTCGTCCGAGATCCAGCCCGATCACGTCCTCGAGTCGCTGGCCGACGTCGCGACGCTGCTGTAG
- a CDS encoding SHOCT domain-containing protein, whose product MGSESGGRSYNLTEIFAIKFVLADVLIIAALLLAGPLYALGMVALFVASTFLIWYLTRRSERADADRAAERERDAAEAASERAGDASDPVTRLQERYAAGELSEAEFEAKLDRLIESNERADAAGVETETLELEQSE is encoded by the coding sequence ATGGGCAGCGAGAGCGGCGGCCGAAGCTACAACCTGACGGAGATCTTCGCCATCAAGTTCGTCCTGGCCGACGTGCTGATCATCGCCGCCTTGCTACTGGCGGGACCGCTGTACGCGCTCGGAATGGTGGCGCTGTTCGTGGCCAGCACCTTCCTCATCTGGTATCTCACCCGCCGCAGCGAGCGGGCCGACGCCGACCGCGCGGCCGAGCGGGAGCGGGACGCCGCGGAGGCCGCATCCGAACGCGCGGGGGATGCGAGCGACCCGGTCACGAGACTGCAGGAGCGGTACGCGGCCGGCGAACTCTCCGAAGCGGAGTTCGAGGCGAAACTGGATCGACTAATCGAGTCCAACGAGCGGGCCGACGCCGCCGGAGTCGAGACCGAGACGCTCGAACTCGAGCAGTCGGAGTGA
- a CDS encoding rubrerythrin-like domain-containing protein has product MIVEGGTIRTSTTLFRGKSSHSTMVHPAPRAPERSYYECCECGYREMTDSLESCPECDGRTRNIAVARA; this is encoded by the coding sequence ATGATTGTAGAAGGAGGTACTATCCGTACCAGCACAACGCTTTTTCGCGGTAAGTCGTCCCATTCCACTATGGTACATCCAGCCCCACGCGCGCCGGAACGTTCGTACTACGAATGCTGTGAGTGCGGCTACCGAGAGATGACCGATTCGCTCGAGTCCTGTCCCGAGTGTGACGGACGAACGAGAAATATCGCGGTCGCCCGAGCGTAG
- a CDS encoding rubrerythrin-like domain-containing protein, whose amino-acid sequence MTVAEQLEYECVACGHRETVADALVSTCRRCGGEMRNVEPIHE is encoded by the coding sequence ATGACGGTAGCCGAGCAACTCGAGTACGAATGCGTCGCGTGCGGGCACCGCGAGACGGTCGCCGACGCGCTCGTCAGCACCTGTCGACGGTGCGGGGGCGAGATGCGGAACGTCGAGCCGATCCACGAGTGA